AGACATACAACATGCATTATTTTACCTATACTCACTTTACAGTTTGCAGAATTGCGATGAGAACTTGTATGCCAGTCAGtctattttaaacattttggatGTCACCTTATCCATGATAATAATATAGAGTTGTTTCATTATTTGAACCAAAGGTCGAAGGGCAGGGGTTTTGGTTGATATTGTATAATTTGAACATGTCTGAGACAAACCTGTGATTCTGCCTGTAGAATGGACTGGGACTGACAGCTCCAACTTTGGTGGATGGAATAAATCTGTTGGTCACATTTGGGTCATAGATtgatttcaaaataagtttACTCTGGGGTTTTGGAACACATTTGTACCACTGCTCAGGTAAATCCACCTGCGTGACTGTCCCTTGAATGTATTTAGCCACGCCCCCTGTCTGACTTCCGCAATGTAATCCTGCCTGAGGAGGAATAGAGTCTAACACTGATCACTGAAAAtcaacaaacagtaaaacataatCAAAACAGTGTCACCGCTTCAGGTAGGTAGGGGTTGAAATTCAAGAGTTCATCTGCGACCAACtttcttaaatatttttcatttgcgTTGACAGGAATACTATATCAGCGTTAGATACCAAGACTCAGCTGTATATTGTGCGAAGTCTATATGTCCGTCCTTTTACCTCAGTATGAACCCGATCTTCACCCTAACCAATCTGTCTTATAATACTCTACCAGGTGAAGTAAACGCgcaatgtttttcagtgatgcgtaatgaaaacatacagtttatTGTTAGAAATTAGGCGCAACTAACTACAACACCACGAGGAAGCAGCAGGCGACTCAACACTGCTTATAATTCTGCCGAGGGTCCGTTTGAGAGGGAAGGGATGATGGATCATGAGCATTAACAGCCTGAATGCATCTAAAGAAAGTGACATGATTATAGCAAAAGCTGtgagtgataaaaaaaaaccccgTCAGCCGCAACACTGATGTCAGCAGATGACCAGCTGATCTGCTCAGCTGATCCGCTCAGCTGACAGACTGTGTCACAACTTGGCTTGTCTCATCTGAGCACTCACGACCCACGTATTTTACTGGGAAACCCCTGTGATTGCGTGCCATTGCCATTTATTTCGTCAGATCATGTGTATTtagcactttattttgaaacagcCTATGAAGGTTTCTCCCCCTCATTTCAGTTTGGGTTCTTTTTCTGTCATAATTGCAGtaaattagaatttaaaaaatgcctttaGACCACTAATGTACCTTAGATGTCAGTTTTGATGTTTGTAGAACAactttaggaaatcataaagaGAAGAGCCATACAAACATATGACATTACATCTCCTACAGTGTTTTACAGGCTGTTTTAACATGGtttaaagacatttgaagaGCTGTTGCCTCAGACCAAACCATTTTATTGCATCCATAAATGCTTTTTATGGTGAGTTAATGGACATTAAATGgtgcatttatgttttgtaGTGAATTCATTAACGTTTTCCAGCAAAATGGAGGTGAGAAAAGTGACGAAGACAGTTTTGAGTATGGAACAGGCAGAGGGAGTAGGTGCTCGCGTCCGCAGAAGCATTGGACGAAAGGAGGTAAGTCATTCAACATATTAATGTAATTCAGCTGTCATGCCTTTTACTAAAATCTTAACACACTAATAGCCACTGCAATTTATTtaacactgtatattttattcCCAGCTGAGGTACCTAGATCCTTTCCTGATGTTGGATGAGTTTAGAGTCAGCAAGCCTGCAGGTTTTCCAGACCATCCTCACAGAGGCTTTGAGACGGTAAGAGCATCTAGCTACAGGTTTAGGCTGCCCAAACTATGTGTGGCAGCAAATGTTCAAATAAGccagaaaacatttaatcagaCGGCACGGTGTTTGGTTTACACAATCACCTCACAGCAACAAAGTTCTGTGTTAGAGCCCATTGCCACTGGGGCCTTTCTgcttgcatgttctccctgtgtctatGTGGGCTTTCTGCAGGTACTatggcttcctcccacagtccaaagacatgttgattatgttgattggtgactctgaacTGCCCATAGGTATGATTGTGAATTGTTTCTATCTGTGTGCCAGGCTGTGATAGACCAGTGATCTGTCCAGGCTGCATTAGCTCTCGCCCTGTATCAGCTGGGATGTTTTCTAAATCATTGTCTGAattgttttagaaaaagaagaatactttattaatccccaagagAAATTCAATTgtattctctttttttcttttgtgtgtgtgtgtgtgtgtgtgtgtgtgtgtgtgtgtttgtgtgtgtgtgtgtgtgtgcgtgcgtgtgtgcgttatttttttttttttacctgttaaTGGGTAAAACTGTGGCTCATTCAAATTTAACACATAGCAGCAAGATTTCTATACTTTCAGGATAATGTTTCCAAACCTCATCTCAGGATATTGCCAGTCTTAAGGAAGAATCTAATTATAGTAGCACAGACTTTGCATAACAATGTAAGTATACTGTATTAATTGTAAATGGATTCCACTTATAAAATAATGGCCTTTTGACAAtgtcacattttctgctgttctttCACGCACTCACACACCAATGCAAAGTGCTTgtctgaaaaaaacaacacactaaCCTATTTATCAAAGCAATGCCACAGGGCTGATCTAGGACCACTTCCTTCAccaaagaattaaaaacaaacataataaaagaAGCCCAGGACTAACAGGCATTACAGGTGAAAAGGTAAGAGGTGAAATTCTTAATTTCATCACCAGAGGGCAACAACAGGACAGTGTCCACAAAGTAAGCTATGGTACCACTCTTTTTTTGGTTTATAGATTAAAATAATCTTACAGAAAACCTgagattaaaataattttacagaTAACCTGAGATATCCAAGATGCCCATAAACTATTTAACATTAATGTATTCTGTCTCCATCAAAGATGGCGTTCtttgacatttacagtattACTAATTGTCCTAAGATATAGTCTGTGTCAGTGCATTGGAAACTGACTGatcaaatacacatacatgacTAAAAATATGTTCGTATTAGTGCTCATACACATATTTAAAAGACTTTATATAATGTATTATGCTGATTTTCTCCTCTTAAACTTAAACTCCTTTCTGACATGTTGGTCAGCTTTCCAATCCTTGTACTGCTTCCATTGCCACTCCTTTCACTAATCTAGGGCaggaatatttaaataaaacagacatggcCTTGTTGTTTAATTCCAAGTTTAAAATCTGCTCTTGAAAGACAGTTCAGAAACTGCAACTTcccttctgtctttctcatcTGCCCTTTCCTGTATTTTTTCTTGTCTGCTGTCTTTCTTTCATGTCTGTCTTTAGAATAATGTTAAAACAGTAATCTACCATTTAACAATCAGAGAGTAATTTATGACAACTTTGATaactgaaataacattttcttcatATAAAAGTATCAGATTCATTCTGGTTGCATTTCGGCTGGAGGCTGAGTCAAGcagggtacaccttggacagatcgccagtctaTTGcaaggctgacacatagagacagacaacatgCAAACTTTATACGTGCTAAGGGAGCAGTTAGTTCAACCCAACCCATGATCTTTTCCTAAACCCaaccaaattgtttttttttttgtgtgtaaacactttgtgtttattaatgtaaGCATGGCAACAATGGTCTGTGGCATGACAATGACCTTATTAGCCTACTATTAGTTGGAGAAGGACCCTGTACCAATATAACTACAGTACAGATAATTTATAATAATGGCagaagcagcaggcagctgtgaTAAACAACCTCTTTCCTACCCCCAACACCAAAGAACTGACGGAGAAAGTTGGTCAACTGGTTGGTCAACATCATAAAGCATTTAGCAACTAAAAGGGCAGAACTAAGTGTTGGACTTAAATTCTCTAAATAAATGATTATGTTGTCCTATGTTTGCTCAGTGTGTTAATGTACAGCTGTTTTCTAACTCATGAGCCATGACACTTTCATAAGGAGATAACATgtcattgttgtttttacagGTTGTCCCCTGATGGGGACAAGTCAATGAATGGTTTTAGAAAGGGCCAATTATAGTTGAGTTACACTGGAAAGTCTGTCTTTACACAGAATCTGtataaatgttataaataaaaactttaataaactttagtttttccttttattgCATCTGTAGATATGGGATGCCTTTTGCTTTGACCAAATGTCAGGTTTTCCAAAGTTATTCTCATATTTACCTTTATTGAGGTATGAGTAATACTACTACCACACTGAGGAATAGAGGTAATAAAACAGCATGGCCTGGAAAAAATCCCTGATATTGTCCTTAGACTGCCAGACAATTCTCCAAGGTATATTTGATTTGGCAAATCCAACTTAAATCTCCCAGTGTGGGTGTAATGGACCAGGCTACACTCCCAGCATGCCTTTCAGCAGGTGTGTTTCTTCGCACTCACATAGCGCTTGAAATCACACAGCTGCGGAGGCAGATCACAAGAAGCTCACTGCAGGGGCCAAAGCTTTCCTCCCTTACACAGATGTTCACCTTTGAACTCACGACCCCGCATTTCTCTTCCTGGCCAGTCGGACCATTGGAGCAGTGAAACAGGCACACATGTGCTTTTAGTGTCAAAATAACACTCAATTGTAAGCTCATGGGCTGAGTTAATGAAATCTGCAACCTGATTTAACTAATATATATAACTAATTACTAAGTCATCTTGAGACAGGTGTACTACATatatgtgtttcttttcctcacaCAGGTAACATATGTCTTAGAGGGGGTCACAGCCCATGAAGACTTCTGTGGTCATTCAGGACTCCTGAAACCTGGAGATCTGCAAGTACTGCATTCTTTGTTCATAGTGTcgattgtttttatatttttaagggAATGACACTTATTTATGCTAAGCTTGATACCACTCTCTGtccatctctgtctcactctgtcaGGTCTGTGCCAGGTCATTAATAGTCCAGCAAATAAAACGTTAATAAAAAGTTAAACCGTGAGAAGTTAGCTTTACTCTCTGATTttgcacaaataaaactgattgGACACAAAAATAAGTGGGTTTTAGTGGTGCTGGTAGAAGATGTAGATTTATTATATGTTGACAGAACCACCATGGTTGTTTCCAGTCTGCAGAGCCAAGCTAATTGCTGCAGGATGTAGATTTATATTTACTGTGCAGACATATGAGTGTTATCAATCTTATTCTCTGTAAGATACCAACTCAACTTATTTCCTacaatgtcaaactattcctttaactcTGCCACtatacaaatgcaaaacaaatagtTTACTGTTCTTTTAGGTATGACAGTATCAATTTATCTGATACCTATCTACAACCTGTCAGTTGTAATGCAATGAACGACTAAAAACCCTTCCCACATCTGGTTATCTAATACAAATACAGTGTTATCAGCGATGTAATTACCAGTGATGTTAGTGTATATatagcatatacagtatatggcgTACttgaaatacagtatgtttctttGTCCAACAGTGGATGACTGCAGGACGGGGGGTGGTCCATGCTGAGATGCCCATGTCAGAGGAGCCAGTGGTGGGCTTACAGCTGTGGGTGAACCTGCCAAGCCGAGAGAAGATGGTAGAACCAGCGTATCAGGAGCTTAAAGGCTCAGAGATCCCCAAACCTAGTCAGGGAGGAGTTACAGTTGCTGTGATATCTGGAGAAGCATTAGGAGCAAAGGTGTGtacaaaaaaagtgtttgtataATTTGCTTACACGGCTGTGAAATCACTGCAGCAACATTATATCAAGTCACAGGTAGAAGAGCACTTTGAAACTGGACAAGATGTTTATTGGTAGCTGTTGGTGATTACTTGTTTCCTGAGTAATCACCACTGAAGGCTAGAggcaaacaggaaaaacagacaaacaatgacataaatgtgcatgtgaattCGTGTGTGCGAGAGAATGTCTGGTAATCACACTGTTTGACCAGTGTGAGTGTAAGGATTGTCTGtccaaagaaaaggaaacaacaaatgAGAAGCAGATTGTCCTGGCCTGCAAGAGATCATTTGTTGTTGGTAttgtagtgtgtgtctgtgtgtgtatgtgcatttttttttacacttttgaaTATTGGTGGAAGTTGAGGTGGAGATTTTGTTAAGGAAAAGAGGACAGAAGATGAACGTAGGCCTAATGTGAGGCTGAGAGTGAAGGTAAATGATACAAATTATGATGCAAATTATGGTTTAAAGTCTGTgttcgtgtgtttgtgtgtgtgtgcgcgcgtgtgtgcatgtgtacacacCATGTTTTTAGTACATTGTGGGAACTGAAACCTGTTTTCACAATAACGTGAATGGGGCTAGGCTTcctctggggaaaaaaatccaggCGCTCACCATGTAagtcactgaattttaaagacaTGACTTGGTTTAAAGTTAGGGTGAGGTTAAGGTAAAGGTTAGAGTTAGGTTAAGATTACACTGAGGGTTAGGGCTAGGCAGCTTAATGgctatggttaaggttagggcaaAAGTAATGTCCCCATGAGGAAtagaaacgtgtgtgtgtgtgtgtgtgtgtgcgtgtgtgtgtgtgtgtgtgtgtgtgtgagggtgtgtgtgggCGCGCGCgcgagcatgtgtgtgtgtgtaacattcTATATGACATCATTGTTTTGATCTTGGGAATCCCATATGACATCATCAGTTCTGTGTCACTAAGGTAATGTACTTTGTGCAAATTCAccattttcctttcattctcaACTGGAGCAGACGTAATCCACAGTGACAATCTGAACACTAGTGAACACTTGCAGTACGTTTCAAGCAAACTGAAGCAAAACGACCTTGCGAAAGAAGTAATATCTACTACAGTGTACCAGTCCGTACCCACAATGGAGAACACTATCTATATCAAACCAGAGGCTGTCAAGCCCATTGTTACCAAATATTTTGATAGAATCTCTCCAGCACAGTGGAACATGATTGCTGAAGGGACTGCAGATCCCGACATAGCAGCAACACTGGGTGGTATGTGCACTGAAATTCTACAGGCACTTCGTACAGATGCCCTGAACATTGTCAAACCACTGTTAATAGAGCACATACACAACAGTACTGTTCAGGCTGAAGGAAGTACAATGCCGGGGAGTTTCAAAGTACACCTGGGAGACTCCATTTCTTCCagctttgctgctgctcttcacaTTCCACAGGAAAAATGTGAGAGTGCTGAAAAGCTAACAGCACTGTTGGAGAATGAAGTTACAGAGAAAGTAATCTCTGTTGTATCTCTGACCACCAGTAACCATGTTTGGCCTGCAGATCCTGCTATTTATGTCAGTGGCTCTGTAAGCATTAAGACCCTTCGTCAAATGATCGCGCATACTACCAAATGTCTGCGTCAATCGCTATGTTGCCTGCACATGTTCCTTCTGTCTTGCTCTGTGACAACTGACACAATCTCATTCGGTGGAATGACCCCTGTCCCCCCAGACACTAAAGATGTGAACAGTTTTCACACCAAGCAGTCTAGAAAGACACCAGACATAACAGAGGGCAATGAAAATGTTGTCCTTCCTCTCGATGAGGAACCATCCGAAATAGACAAAGTTGTAACTGATTACCTGCCACTGCCTGAGTCTAAAAATGTTACtcaagaaaataagaaaagcgcttcactgaaacacagattTGATAAGAGACTAATTAACAAagtaagaaatgtttttacctCACGGGCTGCAACTTCAGGGGACACCAACAACAAATGCTGCTCCTCGCAGTTTGTCCAAAATCTATATGAAAAAATGATTTCAGATTTGAAGAATGCCCTGAAGACTCAAGATGCAAAGTTTGTGGTGAGCCTCAAAGCGGATTCAGAGGCTTCTCAGAATAGGCTCTTGAAAAAAGATAAGTCTCATGATGCTGCTGAAGTTTTAATACCAGGAGCTGTCCCCGAATCTTCCAGACCTGCAACTTCCAGTCCGAACTGTAGGCTAACAGTCACTGTGACAGAAAAGGAGTCTGCTCCAGTTTATTTTGAGGACATCAAACCCAATGTTGACAATTTGATCAATAAGCTACACCAGTCAGAGACACCTGCAGACCCTTCCAGGACAACACTGGAAAATATCAGTGACGAAATCAAGAAGTTTTCAAAGGAACTGACTGGTAAAATATTCAATTACCTGATGTCTGGCCAGACATATCAACTGCCCTTAATGTCATCACAGAGATGTCTTTCTGACTCCGTCATCTCTCAGTACAGGAGTAGGGTAACCACCACTAAGCCACACCTGTCTTATGAAGTTCTATATGTCATGACAGAGGACGCagtggaaatgtttttaaatcagatgCTACTCTGGATTGAGCAGGAGTcattacacaaaacaacagataGAGAGACAATGATCCAGAACCTTATCACTGCTCTTCTCCTGAGGCTCAACTTAAAAATCTCTCATAAAATCAACAAATCCCTAAATAAAGAAATCCTCGATGTCCTCATCAAGCGCCTGTCACACAGGTTGCAGACAGAGATCAACCTCCAAGAGATTGTTTTCAAAAAAGCCAAGCACAGCATAAGACATATCAACATGGCTGTAGTTGAAGACCTATACGTGAAGTTTGGGAGTACAGAAAACCTGATAAATGCTGCAGTGACATCAAATGACACATCTTTTGATGATGCTGTTATAAAGTATCTGAGGATCCAtctcaatgccttcctcactgcACTCCCAAGGAAGAACCCAATTGTCAGGTTCTTCTCAGCAATGAAAAAGAGTCTACGCAAGTCCTTCAAGTTCTGCATCAACGACAGTCGTGATAACATTTTTACCATCTCCCACATTTGACAAGTCAAAAAGGCCACTATGAAAAACATCAAGGGCCACATGGTGGCTCAGTGGTTAACATCCTGGCCTTACAGCAATGGCTGGGGTTGGATTCCTGGCCTTGATCTTTGTTGTAAGAAGTTTTTATATTGTCTGtgctatataatatataagggtttactctgggtactccagtttcctcccatgtcaataaaaaaaaaaaaaatatatatatatatatatatatatatatatatatatttatttatatacatatatgttttgtttgtagttgtatttttttctcccagttGAAACTGCTAAATTCCGATTGAGTCTGACAAAAATGTTGGTAGATGTATGCATTAAGTTGACTTCTCATTTTCAGCTCAATTCAGCGAAATGAAATGATGTATGAAGTATGAAAACTATacatataaaactatatatatatactttatcTGATAGAATTAACCAGAACATGTGAAGTGCATTTGTCTCTATCAAAAGCTTAAAACACCTAACACAAGGTAAGAATGCTCACCAGGGGTCCAGGCTTCATCTGCTTATATTTTTGTTACTCTAAAGCATACTTAATATGTTTGCTTTAGGGTGGAAACACAAAACTTCTAAAATAGTGCAGTATACAACTTTAGGTCTGTGAAACTAGAGCTGATGATCCATTCTAACCAGTCAGGTAACCAGGTTCTTGTGGAGTGCTCTTCTCCCTCAGAC
The Mastacembelus armatus chromosome 3, fMasArm1.2, whole genome shotgun sequence DNA segment above includes these coding regions:
- the pir gene encoding pirin codes for the protein MEVRKVTKTVLSMEQAEGVGARVRRSIGRKELRYLDPFLMLDEFRVSKPAGFPDHPHRGFETVTYVLEGVTAHEDFCGHSGLLKPGDLQWMTAGRGVVHAEMPMSEEPVVGLQLWVNLPSREKMVEPAYQELKGSEIPKPSQGGVTVAVISGEALGAKSKVFTRTPTIYLDFKLQSGALHVQPVPSGWTAFIYTLSGSVHVGPGEEQKKVEPHHTVVLGDGDCVKVENKGSEVSHFVLIAGEPIGEPVVQQGPFVMTTEEEIRQAIKDYQTGRNGFERAINWRSKIRDSF